The genomic stretch CGGCGGCATAAACAATGATTTTGATTGCAACGCCATCATGATGAAAACTGGAGGATCTTGTGTATGTACATGTCGCATCTCTCTGCACCTGCATTGAGATCCTCTTTCATCACAACAGTCGTACGTGCAAGTTGTGCTGATATGCACGTACTCGCCATTTCATCCCGTCGAGGTGcctcaaacaaaacacagcacactGGGCTGGTACCATTTCGAGTGCACTCACGACTTTGTTCCCTGGATTTTTTCCTGAAATTTTAATTTCAGGCAATATTAAGCATCTAAATtacatatataattattttgtgttgGATTTGATGTCTTATGCATCTCGTAGAGCGGTCGTTCACACTTCTTACTGTGTGAAGTGGTAAAGTACCTTGTAGCGACACGAAATGGGACGCAGCCGCCGTGTCTCTTTCTAGAAACCACGTGACACATCTCGTCTGTTGATGCGGTCCAGAGGAGGGCGGAGACGAGGAGGAGTCAGCCGGGAGGTTATAAAAACACCTACGCTGCTTATTTCCAGCCACCTTCCACGCTCATCCTATCAGGCGTTTCCCCCTCGACCGTCCTCTGCGGCTGTTGAAGCAGTGGGCCAAATCACGACGCTAACACTGGAGCTGTAAAATTAACAACGgggtgagtaaaaaaaaagttgtttttaaaatagCTATCGCTACTTTTTTTAAAGCAACTTAGTAAAGGCGAATTTAACCGTCTTTTCTTGCGGCACTACAGTTACGTTAGCGTTAACGGTCGCTGCCTTTGTTATCTGACGTTAAAAGTTAAATCTGTCAACGGTCAGCTCGCGACCAGTGTTCACGAGCTGACCGTTATGACTTGCGAGCatgttaatgttagctaatgttagcttctgtgtggctgttgtagCAGCCGTTAGCTCAACTGTTAAACGGAATACAGCGTGGCTTTCGGGTATATCTGCTTATCTTTGTCAAACTGTAACaatataataactttttttacattgtatGCTCTTAACTTGGCTAATTGAAATTGCTGTGACAATTCTAACTAACACTATCTGTAAAGATAAACGTGGGCGGCTCTATCGTTAGCTGTTGTTGCACTctgattgtttttattgcacCATTAACTTGTGACGAATGTTAGCTTGTCTGCCATAGTCTGGTGTATTTGATTCTAAGTATTCTTTTAAACTAGGTTGAACTCTATAAGTTACTATTCTAGTCTGTGTGTCACCGAGTACAgcggggttttttttaatgatttgctTTATTAATGGGGGTTATAACGCTGCGGTGTCTATGCATTGTCCACAGGGCTCCCGTTTAAAGCGCCGCAGCAAGCTGACCAGCCAGCGCAGTGTGATCACTTGCGACTCTCTCTGAAACGACTTTCTGTTTCGGAGAAGTGCAAATTGATAACCCAAAAACCACTGCCGCCGCACATCCTCCAAAAAAATTACCCCAAATCGAAGCAAAATGGTGCAAAATAAGATCACCGAAGTCACTGGTTTCCATCGCTCTTTCAAGGTGAGTTTGACATAGTTGAAGGAAAATGCAGAGCTTCTTTCAATGTCCTTTGCCTAGTCTCTATAATCAGAGCACGTTTGTCTGCATATGTGAGAGGGGACCTCACCTTGCTATATATAAACACATCTGTTGCTCTCCCACATCTTATGGCTGACAAACATACCATGTGGATGGTTGACACGTGAATGTGCAGTTAATGAAAGTAACTTATCACTTGAATGCATGGCAGTTAAGAGTTGAAGAGCTGCTGTAGTCGGGTGTTCACTGCAGTCATCTATGCATACATTATGAGGATGGAGTATTGTATTATATGCATTAAGTTTATGGTTGTTTTTGAAATATTCTGCCCTTCACCCTTTTCCCAGTCCATTTTCAGTTAATGGTTGCAGGATGGGAGATACATAAGGCTCTTATCATCTATGACTAACAATCCTCTCAGCTGAATAGGTTACTGATAAGATTGTATGCCTTTTTTTAACAAGTATATTTGTTATTACCTTCCAGGGCCAAAATCCCTTTGAGTCAGATGACTTCACTAAAAATGGATCCCATCTTATTGATTCAACATTTAATTTTGATTCTTCCCCAAGACACGGTGGGTATTTTGAAAACCTTAACTTCTGTCTTTACAACACTCTTATCTGGGTGTTGTCAATGAAATCCATAACAACCTAGTTAATTCACTGTGGCTAGTTTCTGCACTGCCTCTTCTAACAACTTGGCAACAAATTAACtctgaacaaaaacattgttgttGCCCTTAaattttgttttcccttttttagcACTTgttgcactttgtttttttcacactaGCACATGGTAATGTATTCGCTCCTACTTTGACAGACATGCCCTCCAGCCAGCCTATTGACATCCCCGATgccaagaagagaaacaagaagaaaaagcgTTGCCGGGCAACTGACAGTTTCTCTGGACGATTCGAGGGTAAAAACCTCTTTTTCCAATATAATTATATTGGTGTTATAAAAGCTCTtcataaaatgttatttgtatCAACTATTGACAGTCTACTGCTTGAATTGAATTAATAACCTCTTAAACTCTCTGCTACAGATGTCTATAGACTTCAGGAAGAGGTACTAGGAGAGGGCGCCTATGCTAGGGTGCAAACATGCATCAACCTCATCACCAACAAAGAGTATGCTGTCAAGGTAAGACATTCTCTCACACTTCTTAGATGCCTGTGATATATTTGAAAACATTAGCATAGTGCATGGAGTCTTGATTCCCACATGTCGGTGCTCCTATCTCAGGAGTCTGTGAATGTAGCCTTGCCACATAACACCCTCCTGCTGCCAGTGTTGAGCTCTGTAGCTAGTGATGAATATCAAGATGCTAGATTTCTAGGACTGTGTTTGGTTACTTCCATGATTAACTTTGAGATGTGAATTGCGTAATGAAATGCCTTTGAACACGGTGGAACTCTGTGCCATTACGTGCTCCTGAATAGCTAAAACGAAGAAAACTAGGCTACAGGATGTGCCCCATTGTATCCATATTGCCTTCCTTTTACAGGTCATTCTTTAGAAATCTTGTTGAGGAAAGTTCTGGTCCCGGGGCAGGATacgactttttcttttttcccttaGTTCAGCTCTGTAGAGTGGATGTCTGCAGGCTCTGTGTTGTGCTACTgctgtgccttttttttcttttttttttcatttgagtgtGCAGCACCAGCTGCTGTTAGCAGACACTTCCCCtcactgtttttacagtttttcagcCTATCACAGAGCAGGGAGGGATATACCCACCCCTTCTCTCTACTCCTATTGCGTATAGAGGACGCTCGTAGTGGGAACATTGTGTACTGCTAACTGTGCCAAAACAAAACCCACATatagagaggaaggaggggcgCTGGGTGAGGGTTGTGACCCAGGGTGTTTACATTGCTTTGTTCTCCTTCTTACTCAGTATAGTTAtgctcttttttcccctctctctctctgtctctctctctgtctctctgtctctctctctccctctccaagTGGGGGGAGCAGATTTGTGAATACATGCCTTGACTCTTGGGGACTTCCTTTTATGCTTGATGTATAATGCTTATTTCCTCATTTTAGGGAACAAAacgttttgtgaaatgtttttctttgctgtagTACAGAAAAGTAGAAGTGGCAGaagcttgtttttctttttatgaacTCTTGGCACTTAACCCACTAATCCCATTGGGACATTGCACAAACACAgctatttttttacttttttaattaatccATATTTGTAGTTTAATTCTTTTTGAGTCTGAAACAAAGTGATGATGGTTAAAGGCTAGTTCCCCACATCATACCAAATACTTAATTTCATAATATTTCAGATTCAGTCATGTGATCATAAATCTGTTGGTATTGTTTACTCTGGGGTGGTTTGGTAGATCCCTTGGGACATTGCAATTCTGGGGGAGGAGGCACAAGGGTAGGCGGTTATTGGAGGTCATTTAAGAGTCGGACAGGGCTCAGACTTCTCCTGCCAGATGTCCTgcctctcccctccccctccagaCGGGGGTGAGTTGCATGTGTGGGCTTCTTGTGTTGCAGTTGCAACAAAAGCCTCGGCACCAAGGGCGAGCAGAGGGCTGTGCAGTGCATGCCTATCTGAAGCTTTAGTTTCCAAACAAATCCTCTCcttaaatatattatttcacAACCCTGGATTGATGTTTGAGCCTGCAGTGCGAGTCGGTGAAGCCTTGTTCTTCAGCAGGCCGATTCTGATCTGTGATTTGGATAAACAACCATAAATCTAGCACTTTTGTGCACCCTCTTATCATGTTGTCAGGGCATTTGTCAGCAATGTTgtgccatttcttttttttatctgcaaaTGTCATTATCAGGGTGGGACGTTTGTGTTGTGATCACGAGAAAGTGAGCTGGTTGGGGGCCGTTTGTGCTGCTGACTCAGGCTGGAACAGTGCAAGGGGCTTTGGACTGCTCACAGGCCTCTTGTCTGTGCATTAATCCTAGACACACACTGCAACTCTGGCCCCACTGGGCTTCAATAGCAGCTGTAATCCAGCTACCAGGAAGAGAAACATGCACAGCCTCCCAAGCAGACAATAACCGACCAGGACTGGAAAATTCAGGCCTTTTGCTTTGGTGTCAGCAGtctatctttctgtctcttggCAGGGCATCGTGCAGCTGGTGGGCCCCTCAGTGGTTTAGTTCCAGGCAGCACAAAGTTATATTtagagagtattttttttttatcgtaAACAGTTTTTGGATTAGCTCATGGGATGTTTCAAAAGGAACACTCATAGCTCCTTAGGAGCACTTACGATATAAATATGGGTCACACATGAAAGCTAAATATAGAGATGTTGTGACTTGTTTCATTCTCATTCTGCTCTGTCTCGGTTTGGCAGGCAGCATCAAAAGTAGGTTAAACTATCTTTGGAACTTTGTCACAGGGTGGGATAGAGGTTGGCAAGTAGGAAAAATACAGGCCTGGTCTGGAAGAAAACCAGTTACAGGTTACTGTATATATGGAATATGTAATCTATGCTATACAGCCATGTCTAAGGTAAACAGAGCCATGGGTGGGGTTTTGTGGTGCAGTGTGAGGGGATGGCCTGACCCAAATATTAACTCAAGTGACCTCAGTGTTTTTTCTGCTACAAGAATTATCCTACACTCTGCTGCTGTGTAGGAGATGGAAGTGACTCATTTGTTTAGTAGGCCCCTTTTTTTAGACAGTATGACTTAACCATAATGTTGTTCTTTTCCAGATCATTGAGAAAAGACCAGGTCACAGCCGCAGCCGTGTCTTCCGTGAGGTTGAGATGCTCTATCAGTGCCAGGGACACAGGTAACATCCCTCTGTCATGACCAACTGAACATAATGACACCTATTGAATGTATGGAGACAGTATTGCAGACTGAATAGACCAATTAGTGCTGTATCTTATTCTGTTAGGCTTGCTACGCTTGATTTTGAAGCTCCTTATCCCCTCTTAGTGCAGATATCACATGAAATTCAGTCAGAAGGTGCTAGATGACATGGCtcacactgcttttttttcttttctgaagtAACATCCTGGAGCTGGTGGAGTTCTTTGAAGAGGAAGACAAATTCTACCTGGTGTTTGAGAAGCTTAGAGGAGGTTAGTGAATTATAGCTGCTGCAGGATGCCGGCATCATAtccctttgtttatttttaaacattccAGTAATGCATGCACCCCGTCTCTAGTCTGTAGccagtttgtgtctgtgtgtgggaaGGCATTCATTCTGTACTCTTTGCTTGTAAATAAAGCTGATCTactcttaattttttttccccactatTAGGGTCCATCTTGGCACACATTCACAAGAGACGGCACTTCAGTGAGCAGGAAGCCAGTGTTGTCGTGCAGGACATTGCCAGCGCTCTGGATTTCCTGCATAACAAGGGTAAGACCGCTCATATAAAAGCGCAATTTTACTTCTACTCATGAACACCAAAAGTGGACTCATCAACACCAAGGGTGGATATGTACCATGACATGGGTTTTAATACAGCAGTTAAAAATCAACACACTTGTTTCCTCAAGCTATAATGGAACATATTTGCATTATGTTGTCTTGTTAACATTGGTCCAGGCACAGAGACCTTTTAATTGGCTTactagttgttgtttttttttgtttgtttgtttttttgcaaaggTATTCACTTGATCCCAGGACTGTGCGGATCCTACTAAAGAAAAGTGACTGAttccttgtttatttattttcaggaaTGGCACACAGGGACCTGAAGCCTGAAAACATCCTCTGTGAGAGTGCAGACAAGGTGAGTTTATTGCAAACATGTTAAAGCTCAGTTCGTTCAAAGGGCAACTAACGTAGTGATAAAGAATGATAAGTCGGTTTAAGATGATATCAACCTTGGTAAAGATAAATGGTCACAAAGGCCTCTTGCCCCACAGTTACATTAATGGAGTAAACACTGTTTAAGTGAATCTTTAATTATTCTGAACTTGTATCTCTTTGTCAGATTTCACCTGTCAAGATTTGTGACTTTGACTTGGGCAGTGGGATCAAGCTGAACAGTGACAGCTCACCCATCTCCACCCCTGAGCTCCTAACTCCTGTAAGTTCACCAGCCTTTTGTTCTTGTCTTTtccaaaacatttaaacaacttTTATAAATGACAGTGGCAACGTGCTATTGAAGGGGAAATGCGGGGTTGCAGTGTATGACTATAGTCATTCAAATCTTGGAAGAGGTTAATCTTTCATATGGTCTTGATTGCTTTTCCCTATACAGTGACTTGTCATCTTGTTGTGGATAAGCAGGGTGCTTTCAGGCTGTAAAACAATGTCGTTATCAAGTCAAGCTGGCTGGCTGTCTATTGGGCAATCCTCGGTGGCGTTAGCCGCAGCACAGCTCGCTGATTGGAAGAGGGAAAATATTGTTTGAGGTTAAGGTAGTTCAGTGTTGGGCAGTTTCTTTGAAATTATGACATATTTTGCTTCCTTTCCTGGCAGCTTTTACATTTCCTTATCATGCTATGGTATCAGCAAAACTTGGAAAGATATCCCTCAGTTTAATGTCCACGTCCTGTTGCTTATCAGTTGCAAATATTGAGGCCCATGAGTTTGGGGGTTATGATTGTTTAACCCTCATGCTAACGTCACAACACAAAGCAATACCTTAGAGTAGCGTCCAGAAAAGCGGGACACTTGCAACCTCAAAGAAGAATGGTAAAGTTGACCTGGCCCGCTTTTTACTTTTGTCAACACATACTGTCTGTCGGTTGGATAGATGGATTGGAGCAGGTGACACAGAGCAGTTTAGCCTGCAGGAATGTGGcggtggtgggtggggggtttTCAACACTTGTAACTTCATCTTCCTTTAACACAACTAATGGATGGGGGAGATCATCCCAGGACTATGTGAAAGGCAGTTGGTTTTGGGGGCCAAGAGGCCTCACGTGTTTAGTCTACATGAACTTGATGTTCAGTAgaaataactgtgtgtgtgtgtgtgtgttttgaagtgGGGTGTACCCATTAGtttatctgctgtttttaattatttgtccAGCCTCTAAATCATATCCTCAAGTCATGTCTTGTTGTGCAATGAATCTAatttgtacacaaacacaagacttAATCCAATGCAAAGATTTCAGTGGAAGAAAAGTAAAATGCCTGAGGATAGGACACAATGTGCTAGCCTTGGAATAAAATAAGACTGGAGGGAGCACATTGTGACTTGTACAAGGCCATGTCCTGTGGTATGAAGAAGGGTTACAATGAAATCAAAACACAATCTCTGCCCTATTTCCCTTTTTGCTCTGTGgtatgagagagaaaaacatccaCCCTCTCTGCTTATAGTCTCCGCCCAGTGGCCCCAGCCATGCTTGTGCTGCTCTGCGTTTCCTTTATGTTCTTTATACAAAGGCTATGCACATGGTTTGTTCTAGAAAATTTAGTCTTTTCCCCCTATACCTAGCAACTGAGATGTGATTGGCTAGACCAGTGGGAGGGGGAGGGCAACTGGGAGGGACAAATACCCCAGTCTGCTCATGCGCTTTGGCTTGTTTTCTTTGCCTTGATCACAGGAACAATGTTATCTGATTTTCATCTCTTTGGCACTCTCACCCGGCCCCCCTCAGTCACCCACATTCCTACAGTTGCTGTTGCACAATATGATGTGCTGTTGCATTTATTGCTTATGTAAATCAACTTTATCCAAGGgctgttaaaaatgtatgtttagtGTGGATGTTTTTGTGCTCTCTAGTATAAACTAGTGTCACAGGGGACACAGGGAATAGGAGAGGGACCTTTCTATGAAAGAGCTAATTTTAGTTTACTAAGAACTCTGCACGagtgactgactgtctgtcagtTTGGCATGAAATAAATCTTACTGCTCAAATGTCAAAGCTCATGTACAGTGTGGAACTCAAGATGGAGGTGCCACATACAAGCAGCTTagacggtaaaaaaaaaaaatcaaggaacTGCTACTCTTGTCGCAGATGCAGGTGCAGCTGCATGACGACAGAACAGGTCGTCTTCCTGTAAGCCTCTTCAGATAATCCTGAAGTTTACAAACAGCAGAGGTGTGTGTCATCAGTGGTGTCAATATGGTCTGACTAGTCACATGGTTTCAGGAAAGCCCCAGGTTGCAATAGCAACAAATCCTGCgttaacagcagcagctgatcagCAGCTATCTACAGCTCGCAGGAAGCTTTGAGGCTGTGACTGATGCAAGTTCTCAAGGTATTTGCAACACAGCCATAAGAGGCTGTACCAGAGAGCCATGATATGTTATTTCTCTGCCCCCCCCTCCCAGCTCTTATCAGTGGCCGTTGCAGGCGGTCCTGCACTGGCTATCTTTACCCTGACTGGTCTTATTGGTGGTGTTCGGGTGGCTTTGAAACAAGATTAGCTTTGATAGCTGCTTTTGATAGCGCAACTATCACCTTTCCTCTCATTTTAGGGCACCTTGGTATGCAAAAATATCCTTTGCACTTGtgtcatttatttgtgtgtgtggtagcTGCATTTGGCCTCGATCCTGGGGGCTTGTCTGTGGAGGCAGTCGTCCCAGACGTGATGTTGTTGGGGGTTGGGGTTTTCTCTCCGACAGAAGCAGCTTTGTCTGAGAAGAGATTCCTGTGCAGGAAATTTCATTACATAAGGGTACAGCAGGGCGGAGGAGGAGTTAGGAGACAGCTGGGATGTGGTACTGGGACACTAGGACACAATAGACGCCTGCTCAGTGTAAACATGCTCGTTCACAGATGGAAAGGAGGATATAGGCCAGAGGCGTTTTGCCAGACTGTAGGCCGTGATGTGgacaaatacttaaaaaataaCTTGCTTTACTGTGGGCTGCAGTTTTGAAACAGATTGAGCAAAGGAGGGATATTCTCTAGAAATCTCAAATAATCCAAACTCTTGctatgaaacatgtttttaattcatataTATTCTATATAACAAATGTTCTTGTTTTAAAGTCAGTAGAATGAGGCAACAATGAAAAGTCTTACCCACAAATATCTGGGTGTTCTGCTGAACTAACGACCTGCTCCTCTTTTCTGTTCCTAAAGTATTAAAACAGcatttggtgtttgtgtttgca from Thunnus albacares chromosome 9, fThuAlb1.1, whole genome shotgun sequence encodes the following:
- the mknk2b gene encoding MAP kinase-interacting serine/threonine-protein kinase 2b isoform X1; this translates as MVQNKITEVTGFHRSFKGQNPFESDDFTKNGSHLIDSTFNFDSSPRHDMPSSQPIDIPDAKKRNKKKKRCRATDSFSGRFEDVYRLQEEVLGEGAYARVQTCINLITNKEYAVKIIEKRPGHSRSRVFREVEMLYQCQGHSNILELVEFFEEEDKFYLVFEKLRGGSILAHIHKRRHFSEQEASVVVQDIASALDFLHNKGMAHRDLKPENILCESADKISPVKICDFDLGSGIKLNSDSSPISTPELLTPCGSAEYMAPEVVEAFSEEATIYDKRCDLWSLGVILYIMLSGYPPFVGRCGGDCGWELGEPCHTCQNTLFESIQEGKYEFPEKDWAHISSSAKDLISKLLVRDAKNRLSASQVLQHPWVQGGISDTLPTSILHQRTSNARDLTFFADKAMAVNRQLAEQDGMEEQQQQETPFVVTAAGSSMRLSPPSNSKLARRRQRGSQPKGGPVSAAELRQLLAPLVIVGDCA